From a region of the Neobacillus niacini genome:
- a CDS encoding glycogen biosynthesis protein GlgD — MKKRSKQQNPEQKTRNGNNNQDLELGQDVDLVKQSKEKYEKSGGQPVKSKFHQEKDQSS, encoded by the coding sequence TTGAAAAAGCGATCTAAACAACAAAACCCTGAACAAAAAACCCGGAATGGGAATAACAACCAGGATCTTGAGCTTGGTCAGGATGTTGATCTTGTTAAACAATCAAAAGAGAAATATGAAAAATCTGGCGGCCAGCCGGTAAAGTCGAAGTTCCATCAAGAAAAGGATCAATCA